From one Flavobacteriales bacterium genomic stretch:
- a CDS encoding CopD family protein gives MPEQAPILLPLLKLLHLIALIAWFAAAFHLARLSNAHRAALKLWEPERGLLHQRFIRMERRVLYGLAWPALILLVLFGIWQLVQMPALLKSPFMHLKLGLVALLVVYQLLIHRVQVRLQSASLNWSGPVLWLFGQGTWALLVALLATMVFRDRLSWTWGALGLLVLGAVIGYAVMKMRGAASTEQRPGAASGTKDQGSL, from the coding sequence ATGCCCGAACAAGCCCCCATCCTGCTGCCCCTGCTCAAGCTGCTGCACCTGATCGCGCTGATCGCATGGTTCGCCGCGGCTTTCCATCTCGCACGCTTATCCAATGCGCACCGTGCCGCATTGAAGCTCTGGGAGCCGGAGCGCGGATTGCTTCATCAGCGTTTCATCCGTATGGAGCGCCGGGTCCTTTACGGCCTTGCGTGGCCCGCCTTGATCCTGCTTGTGCTCTTCGGGATCTGGCAGTTGGTGCAGATGCCCGCGCTGCTGAAATCGCCCTTCATGCACCTGAAGCTCGGCCTGGTGGCGCTGCTGGTGGTGTACCAGTTGCTCATCCATCGTGTGCAGGTGCGACTGCAAAGCGCATCGCTCAACTGGTCAGGACCGGTACTGTGGCTGTTCGGGCAGGGCACCTGGGCCTTGCTGGTGGCTTTGCTGGCCACCATGGTTTTCCGTGATCGGCTCAGCTGGACCTGGGGCGCATTGGGCCTGCTGGTGCTGGGCGCGGTGATCGGCTACGCCGTAATGAAGATGCGTGGCGCCGCTTCAACTGAGCAGAGACCCGGCGCAGCCTCCGGCACGAAGGATCAGGGCAGTTTGTAG
- a CDS encoding acyl-CoA thioesterase, producing MNRASRPISDSYSETTHVVLPNDTNTLGNLFGGRLLQWLDISCAISAHRHCKRTVVTVAVNHVGFDRPIKLGDFVTIRSHVSRAFGSSMEVWSDVSVEDQVTGEKIPCNSAIYTFVAVDHAGRPMQVPEAEPTNDEERRRYDGALRRRQLRLILSNKMKPEEATELKKLFS from the coding sequence ATGAACCGCGCCTCACGCCCCATCAGCGACAGCTACTCCGAGACCACGCATGTGGTGCTGCCCAATGACACCAACACCCTCGGGAACCTCTTCGGAGGGCGGCTGCTGCAATGGCTCGACATCAGCTGCGCCATCAGCGCGCACCGGCACTGCAAGCGCACCGTGGTCACCGTGGCCGTGAACCACGTGGGCTTCGACCGGCCCATCAAGCTCGGCGACTTCGTCACCATCCGCAGCCACGTGAGCCGTGCCTTCGGCAGCAGCATGGAAGTGTGGAGCGATGTTTCCGTAGAGGACCAAGTGACCGGAGAGAAGATCCCGTGCAACAGCGCCATCTACACCTTCGTGGCGGTGGATCACGCGGGGAGGCCCATGCAGGTGCCTGAGGCCGAGCCCACCAACGATGAGGAGCGCCGCCGTTACGATGGCGCGCTTCGGCGCAGGCAATTGCGGCTCATCCTCAGCAACAAGATGAAGCCCGAGGAGGCCACGGAGCTGAAGAAGCTCTTCAGTTGA